One genomic region from Zalophus californianus isolate mZalCal1 chromosome 2, mZalCal1.pri.v2, whole genome shotgun sequence encodes:
- the ASH2L gene encoding set1/Ash2 histone methyltransferase complex subunit ASH2 isoform X2 → MAAAGTGPGPGVDAGPGPAAAANATAAEEGETKPVVAVATAPAGEGTSVAPAAEPGSGEAESGDANSVDVGGGLETESSNGKDTLEGAGDTSEVMDTQAGSVDEENGRQLGEVELQCGICTKWFTADTFGIDTSSCLPFMTNYSFHCNVCHHSGNTYFLRKQANLKEMCLSALANLTWQSRTQDEHPKTMFSKDKDIIPFIDKYWECMTTRQRPGKMTWPNNIVKTMSKERDVFLVKEHPDPGSKDPEEDYPKFGLLDQDLSNIGPAYDNQKQSSAVSTSGNLNGGIAAGSSGKGRGAKRKQQDGGTTGTTKKARSDPLFSAQRLPPHGYPLEHPFNKDGYRYILAEPDPHAPDPEKLELDCWAGKPIPGDLYRACLYERVLLALHDRAPQLKISDDRLTVVGEKGYSMVRASHGVRKGAWYFEITVDEMPPDTAARLGWSQPLGNLQAPLGYDKFSYSWRSKKGTKFHQSIGKHYSSGYGQGDVLGFYINLPEDTETAKSLPDTYKDKVSINFGPCFKYPPKDLTYRPMSDMGWGAVVEHTLADVLYHVETEVDGRRSPPWEP, encoded by the exons ATGGCGGCGGCGGGAACCGGACCCGGACCCGGAGTGGATGCAGGACCCGGCCCAGCCGCGGCCGCAAATGCAACAGCGGCGGAAGAAGGGGAGACAAAACCGGTGGTAGCGGTGGCAACTGCCCCGGCTGGAGAGGGGACATCTGTTGCTCCAGCAGCGGAACCCGGTTCTGGAGAGGCAGAAAGCGG GGATGCAAATTCAGTCGACGTAGGTGGTGGTTTGGAGACAGAATCCTCTAATGGAAAAGATACACTA GAAGGTGCTGGGGATACTTCAGAAGTGATGGATACTCAGGCTGGATCGGTGGATGAAGAGAATGGCCGACAGTTGGGAGAGGTAGAGCTGCAGTGTGGGATATGTACGAAATGGTTCACAGCTGACACCTTTGGCATAGATACCTC ATCCTGTCTACCTTTCATGACCAACTATAGTTTTCACTGCAATGTGTGCCATCATAGTGGGAATACCTATTTCCTCCGGAAGCAAGCAA acTTGAAGGAAATGTGCCTTAGTGCTTTGGCCAATCTAACATGGCAGTCCCGAACACAGGATGAACATCCGAAAACCATGTTCTCCAAAGATAAG gatatcATACCATTTATTGATAAATACTGGGAGTGCATGACGACCAGACAGAGACCTGGGAAAATGACTTGGCCAAATAACATTGTTAAAACAATG AGTAAAGAAAGAGATGTATTCTTAGTAAAGGAACATCCTGATCCTGGGAGTAAGGACCCAGAAGAAGATTACCCCAAATTTGGACTTTTGGATCAG GATCTTAGTAACATTGGTCCTGCTTATGACAACCAAAAACAAAGCAGTGCTGTGTCTACAAGTGGGAATCTAAATG GGGGAATTGCAGCAGGAAGCagtggaaaaggaagaggagCCAAGCGCAAGCAGCAGGACGGAGGGACCACAGGGACCACCAAGAAGGCCCGGAG tGACCCTTTGTTTTCTGCTCAGCGCCTTCCCCCTCATGGCTACCCCTTGGAACACCCGTTTAACAAAGATGGCTATCGGTATATTCTAGCTGAGCCTGATCCCCATGCCCCTGACCCTGAGAAGCTTGAACTTGACTGCTGGGCAGGAAAACCTATTCCTGGAGACCTCTACAGAGCCTGCTTGTATGAACGGGTTTTGTTAGCCCTACATGATCGAG CTCCCCAGCTAAAGATCTCTGATGACCGGCTCACTGTGGTTGGAGAAAAGGGCTACTCCATGGTCCGGGCTTCTCATGGGGTCCGGAAAGGCGCCTGGTACTTTGAAATCACAGTGGATGAGATGCCGCCGGACACTGCTGCCAGACTGGGGTGGTCCCAACCCTTAG GTAACCTTCAAGCTCCCTTAGGTTATGATAAATTTAGCTACTCGTGGCGGAGCAAAAAAGGAACCAAGTTCCACCAGTCAATTGGCAAACACTACTCTTCTGGCTATGGACAGGGAGACGTCCTGGGATTCTATATCAATCTTcctgaagacacagagacagcCAAGTCACTGCCTGATACTTATAAAGATAAG